The Mesorhizobium sp. NBSH29 genome has a segment encoding these proteins:
- a CDS encoding imelysin family protein gives MVFQRLAAAILFALPFLVPSAGASEVDTKAVVTQAIDGFIRPAYSDFHASTEALDMAMGALCRTPSNASLGEARQEFSRAALHWSRVELVRFGPVTVENRLERILFWPDRKGTGLRQVQAALAARDATATDPAQLAQKSVAMQGLGALEFILFGADADTLAETGAEGYRCAYGHAVAGNLQSIAGAVAAEWQEPSGFAGIWTNFGPENPLYRTGDEALTEFLEIFINGLELLRDQRLGAFLADEPQGDRPKQALYWRSQNTGPMLAGMMGGLKSLFDASGIELALPDTASWIASSAEFELNNGMSAASSVTGPIDKALADEAIRGKLVYYGVVTSSLSEIFGMRLTGELDLTAGFSSLDGD, from the coding sequence ATGGTCTTTCAACGCTTGGCCGCTGCCATATTGTTTGCGCTGCCTTTCCTTGTCCCCTCAGCCGGGGCGTCCGAGGTCGACACGAAGGCAGTCGTCACGCAGGCGATCGACGGGTTCATTCGCCCAGCCTACAGCGATTTTCATGCCTCGACAGAAGCGCTTGATATGGCGATGGGTGCGCTTTGCCGTACCCCATCCAACGCATCCCTTGGAGAAGCGCGTCAGGAATTCTCTAGGGCCGCGCTGCACTGGTCGCGAGTCGAACTGGTCCGCTTCGGGCCGGTCACCGTGGAGAACCGACTGGAGCGCATCCTGTTTTGGCCCGATCGCAAGGGCACGGGCCTCAGGCAGGTGCAAGCGGCGCTCGCGGCCCGCGATGCCACGGCCACGGATCCCGCACAACTGGCGCAAAAGAGCGTTGCGATGCAGGGGTTGGGCGCGCTGGAATTCATCCTTTTTGGAGCCGATGCCGACACGCTGGCCGAGACGGGCGCAGAAGGCTATCGTTGTGCCTACGGGCACGCCGTCGCAGGCAATCTCCAATCCATCGCCGGTGCAGTGGCCGCTGAATGGCAAGAACCGAGCGGTTTTGCCGGCATTTGGACCAACTTTGGCCCGGAAAACCCGCTCTACCGCACCGGCGACGAGGCGCTTACCGAGTTTTTGGAAATTTTCATCAACGGGCTAGAGCTTCTCCGCGATCAGCGGCTCGGTGCCTTCCTGGCCGATGAGCCGCAGGGCGACCGGCCCAAGCAGGCGCTTTACTGGCGTTCGCAGAACACCGGGCCGATGCTGGCCGGCATGATGGGCGGTCTGAAGAGCCTTTTCGACGCATCAGGCATCGAACTGGCTCTGCCCGATACCGCCAGCTGGATAGCCAGTTCTGCCGAATTCGAGCTCAACAATGGCATGTCCGCGGCGAGTTCCGTCACAGGCCCGATCGACAAGGCACTTGCCGATGAGGCTATCCGAGGGAAGCTCGTTTATTATGGGGTGGTGACATCCAGTCTCTCGGAAATTTTTGGCATGCGGCTGACCGGGGAGCTTGACCTCACCGCCGGCTTTTCCTCGCTCGATGGAGATTAG
- a CDS encoding ABC transporter permease, with the protein MAKPFSVERQTGFTTIAVICFVALYAPIVILVIYAFNAGDSIALWEGFSLRWFASAAKNAQVMEASLRSLQIASAAAILATTAATMAALATTRTAPYRGLTFKYAFINQPLMVPEIVTAVALLIFFSRIKVATGYSGLGYLITAHTAFCIPFAYLPIRARLEGMDLTLERAAADLYATPWQTFRRITLPLLWPGILAGLMLAFVISLDDVVITNFVKSGGQDTLPTYMLGQLRRAITPEMNAISTVFLLLSVAIVTLFFFISRKRD; encoded by the coding sequence ATGGCTAAGCCATTTTCCGTTGAACGCCAGACCGGCTTCACCACCATCGCTGTGATCTGTTTTGTGGCGCTCTACGCGCCGATTGTCATCCTGGTCATCTATGCATTCAATGCCGGCGATTCGATTGCCTTGTGGGAGGGGTTCTCACTGCGTTGGTTCGCCAGCGCTGCGAAGAATGCGCAGGTGATGGAAGCATCATTGCGCTCGCTGCAAATCGCTTCTGCAGCGGCCATCCTGGCCACCACTGCTGCCACCATGGCAGCGCTCGCCACAACGCGAACGGCGCCCTATCGCGGATTGACGTTCAAATACGCCTTCATCAATCAGCCGCTAATGGTGCCTGAAATTGTGACCGCAGTGGCGCTTCTGATCTTCTTTTCACGGATCAAGGTTGCCACCGGCTATTCGGGTTTAGGTTATCTCATCACCGCGCACACGGCCTTCTGCATTCCTTTCGCTTACCTGCCCATTCGGGCACGGCTTGAAGGAATGGACCTGACGCTAGAGCGTGCTGCTGCCGACCTCTACGCTACGCCGTGGCAAACCTTTCGACGCATTACCCTGCCGCTTTTATGGCCGGGCATCCTGGCCGGGCTGATGCTCGCCTTCGTCATTTCGCTCGACGATGTCGTCATCACCAACTTCGTCAAATCGGGTGGGCAGGACACGCTGCCAACCTACATGCTCGGCCAACTCCGACGGGCGATCACGCCCGAAATGAACGCGATCTCGACCGTCTTTCTTCTGCTGTCGGTTGCCATCGTGACGCTGTTTTTCTTCATCAGCAGAAAACGCGACTGA
- a CDS encoding ABC transporter substrate-binding protein, with protein MRRTLTATAAGLAMLASANIASAEGVLNIYNWGNYTSPEMIKKFEDEFKVKVTITDYDSNDTALAKVRQGGHGFDIVVPSQNYVAIWISEGLLLETRPDQMENFKNVAEEWKGTEFDPGRHYTVPWAMGTVGVVVNTDVYKGDINTWGIIFDTPDELKGKVNVVPEMNDVIDAAVLYNGGKKCTGDKEILKKVRDTLVAAKPNWVAMEYGTIEKMLAGDFSAGSDWNGSALRQRLKNPAIHFGYPKEGFVNWSDNVGVIKDAKNVENAKLFQNFMMDPKNAAMNSAFHRYANGIAGSDEFMPEDMKDAPEVNVPEEFKAVGVPSQTCAPEVQEIYTRIWTELQK; from the coding sequence ATGAGACGGACACTGACTGCGACAGCCGCCGGCCTCGCAATGCTGGCATCGGCCAACATTGCAAGCGCCGAAGGCGTGCTGAATATCTACAATTGGGGTAACTACACCAGTCCCGAAATGATCAAAAAATTCGAGGATGAGTTCAAAGTAAAAGTGACCATCACCGATTATGATTCTAATGACACAGCACTGGCTAAAGTGCGTCAGGGCGGCCACGGATTTGATATCGTTGTGCCCTCGCAGAACTATGTGGCTATCTGGATTTCGGAAGGCCTGTTGCTCGAAACGCGGCCCGACCAGATGGAAAACTTCAAGAACGTCGCCGAAGAATGGAAGGGTACGGAGTTCGATCCCGGTCGCCACTACACCGTGCCATGGGCCATGGGTACCGTTGGCGTGGTGGTCAACACCGATGTCTACAAGGGTGACATCAACACCTGGGGCATCATTTTCGATACGCCAGACGAATTGAAAGGCAAGGTCAATGTCGTTCCCGAGATGAACGACGTCATTGACGCCGCTGTGCTCTACAATGGCGGAAAGAAGTGCACTGGCGACAAGGAGATCCTGAAAAAAGTGCGCGATACCCTCGTCGCGGCCAAGCCAAATTGGGTTGCCATGGAATATGGCACCATTGAAAAGATGCTGGCCGGTGATTTTTCGGCGGGTAGCGACTGGAATGGTTCTGCCCTGCGCCAGAGGTTGAAGAACCCTGCCATACACTTCGGCTATCCCAAGGAAGGCTTCGTCAACTGGAGCGACAATGTCGGCGTGATCAAGGATGCCAAGAATGTCGAGAACGCCAAGCTCTTCCAGAACTTCATGATGGACCCGAAGAACGCAGCTATGAACTCTGCCTTCCACCGCTATGCGAACGGCATTGCCGGTTCGGATGAATTCATGCCCGAAGACATGAAGGACGCGCCGGAGGTCAATGTCCCGGAAGAATTCAAAGCAGTCGGCGTTCCCTCACAGACCTGCGCGCCGGAAGTGCAAGAGATCTACACACGCATCTGGACTGAGCTGCAGAAGTGA
- a CDS encoding imelysin family protein has translation MPFPLTRNPARMLAIAATAALTAAAFILPARAEMDLNAIVANYVDIGAATYEDALNTAKVLDGAIDAMIAAPSEAALIEAREAWKAARVPYLQSEVFRFGNPMVDDWEGRVNSWPLDEGLIDYVDAGYGNESDENTLYTANIIANSSIEINGATVDASVITPGFISKTLQEAGGIEANVASGYHAIEFLLWGQDLNGNGPGAGTRRYTDYDREKCTGGNCDRRSQYLAAASDLLVADLQEMADNWATDGAARKALLERGANAGISAILTGMGSLSYGELAGERMKLGLLLHDPEEEQDCFSDNTHNSHLYDAVGIRNIYLGRYARVDGRIVEGPSVSALVKQTDDALDTELSAKLDATVARMEAVKARAEAGEAYDQQIGEGNAEGNAAVQAAIDALIDQTKSIERVVTTLKLGEIAFEGSDSLDTPAKIFQ, from the coding sequence ATGCCGTTCCCGCTTACCCGAAATCCCGCGCGCATGTTGGCAATCGCAGCAACAGCTGCGCTGACAGCCGCAGCATTCATATTGCCGGCTCGCGCCGAAATGGACCTCAACGCCATCGTTGCTAATTATGTCGATATCGGTGCCGCCACTTATGAAGACGCGCTGAACACAGCAAAAGTGCTCGACGGTGCGATTGACGCGATGATCGCCGCCCCATCTGAAGCCGCACTTATTGAGGCTCGTGAGGCTTGGAAAGCTGCGCGAGTGCCCTACCTGCAGTCCGAGGTGTTTCGCTTCGGCAATCCCATGGTTGACGACTGGGAGGGCCGCGTGAATTCTTGGCCGCTGGATGAAGGCCTGATCGACTATGTAGACGCTGGGTATGGCAACGAATCCGACGAGAATACGCTTTACACAGCCAATATCATTGCCAATTCTTCGATCGAGATCAACGGCGCGACGGTCGATGCTTCGGTTATCACCCCTGGGTTCATTTCCAAAACGCTGCAGGAAGCCGGCGGCATCGAGGCCAATGTTGCGTCCGGCTATCACGCCATCGAATTCCTGCTTTGGGGTCAGGATTTGAACGGCAACGGCCCCGGCGCCGGCACCCGGCGCTATACCGATTACGACCGCGAGAAATGCACCGGCGGCAATTGTGACCGTCGCAGCCAGTATCTTGCAGCCGCGTCAGATTTGCTGGTCGCAGATCTACAGGAAATGGCTGACAACTGGGCCACCGATGGCGCCGCGCGCAAGGCGCTTCTGGAACGCGGCGCGAATGCCGGCATCTCAGCCATTCTTACGGGAATGGGCTCGTTGTCTTATGGCGAACTCGCAGGTGAGCGGATGAAGCTTGGCCTTCTCCTGCACGATCCGGAAGAGGAACAAGATTGCTTTTCCGACAACACGCACAACTCGCATCTTTACGACGCTGTCGGCATTCGCAATATCTATCTTGGTCGTTATGCCCGAGTGGATGGAAGAATCGTTGAGGGGCCATCTGTTTCCGCCCTGGTGAAGCAAACAGACGATGCGCTGGACACAGAGCTTTCAGCCAAGCTCGATGCTACGGTGGCCAGGATGGAGGCCGTGAAGGCCCGGGCCGAGGCTGGCGAGGCCTATGACCAGCAGATCGGGGAAGGGAATGCTGAAGGCAACGCCGCCGTACAGGCAGCCATCGATGCCCTGATCGACCAGACCAAATCCATCGAGCGTGTGGTCACCACACTGAAGCTCGGTGAGATCGCCTTTGAGGGGTCCGACAGTCTTGATACACCTGCCAAGATTTTCCAGTAA
- a CDS encoding DUF1513 domain-containing protein translates to MLISRRAFLRAAGAGFTAMLSPSALGAVEAADAVYATAFQRRDGTYGVGILSEDRQLLFTAPLPDRGHDVTFDPVSRRAVVFARRPGTFAVVFDHVSERAPLTITSVEGRHFFGHGVFSPDGKLLYATENDFDNAAGMIGVYDATQKFTRVGEFPTHGMDPHDLLLMADGKTLAIANGGIETHPDFGRAKLNLATMQPSLVFLDREHGSLVERHVLPTRLHQLSIRHMDVDGAGIVWFGCQYEGPASDFPPLVGRAAPGAEFSLIDMPQDALSSLRNYVGSVTTNREAGTVAVTSPQGNRLAIIDAATGTMRATQSLTEVCGIAPKGDSFLATSGTGTILDAAGQRTVMDDYVWDNHLLRITQPPA, encoded by the coding sequence ATGCTTATCAGCCGGCGCGCATTCCTGCGGGCAGCAGGTGCGGGCTTTACCGCCATGCTTTCGCCGTCAGCGCTGGGCGCTGTAGAGGCGGCGGATGCAGTTTACGCCACCGCCTTTCAGCGCCGCGACGGAACCTATGGAGTTGGCATCCTGTCAGAAGACCGTCAGCTTCTGTTCACGGCACCACTGCCGGACCGTGGCCATGACGTCACCTTTGATCCCGTCTCGCGCCGCGCGGTGGTGTTTGCCCGCCGGCCCGGCACCTTTGCCGTAGTGTTCGATCACGTCAGTGAGAGAGCGCCGCTGACCATCACAAGCGTTGAAGGCCGCCACTTTTTTGGCCATGGCGTATTTTCGCCCGATGGCAAGCTGCTCTACGCAACCGAAAACGATTTCGACAACGCCGCCGGGATGATCGGTGTTTATGACGCAACACAGAAATTTACCCGTGTCGGTGAGTTCCCGACCCATGGCATGGACCCGCACGATCTGCTGCTGATGGCGGACGGCAAGACTCTTGCCATTGCCAATGGCGGCATCGAGACCCATCCCGACTTTGGCCGCGCCAAACTCAACCTCGCCACCATGCAGCCCTCGCTGGTCTTCCTTGATCGCGAGCACGGCTCGCTCGTCGAGCGGCATGTCTTACCCACCAGGCTGCATCAGCTTTCGATCCGCCATATGGATGTTGACGGCGCGGGCATCGTCTGGTTTGGCTGTCAGTATGAAGGTCCAGCCAGCGACTTCCCGCCGCTTGTCGGCCGTGCCGCGCCGGGCGCGGAGTTTAGCCTCATCGACATGCCTCAGGATGCGCTTTCCAGCTTACGCAACTATGTCGGTTCCGTCACCACAAACCGGGAGGCCGGCACCGTTGCGGTGACCTCTCCGCAAGGCAACAGGCTTGCTATTATCGACGCCGCCACCGGCACGATGCGCGCCACCCAGAGCCTAACCGAAGTCTGCGGCATCGCGCCGAAGGGCGATAGCTTCCTTGCCACTTCAGGCACCGGCACTATTCTCGATGCGGCGGGCCAAAGGACCGTGATGGACGATTATGTCTGGGACAACCATTTGCTACGCATCACCCAACCCCCCGCCTAA
- a CDS encoding ABC transporter ATP-binding protein: MSIRENEFFTLLGPSGCGKTTLLRLIAGFDFPVRGEILLHGEDIAPLPPFKRPVNTVFQSYALFPHMTVAENIGFGLEMLGRPKAEISSRVSEMLKLVQMEPLAKRRTSQISGGQQQRVALARALAPQPKVLLLDEPLSALDYKLRKEMQIELKRLQLETGITFIFVTHDQEEALTMSDRIAVMSAGKILQVGAPTDIYERPADRFVADFIGESNFLDATLVSVDGGNARVRLSTGREITASLPDDSALGKPVSIVVRPEHARLVAQGDGADLTGTVDNIVYLGTDTQFHIGLPDGGRFIIRQQNSKNGGPPDVARGDAVGIQISDKSAQILKD; encoded by the coding sequence GTGTCTATCCGCGAAAATGAGTTTTTTACCCTTCTCGGCCCTTCGGGATGCGGCAAGACTACTCTTTTGCGGCTCATTGCAGGCTTTGATTTTCCTGTCCGCGGAGAAATATTGCTCCATGGCGAGGATATTGCTCCCCTTCCTCCGTTCAAGCGGCCGGTCAATACCGTCTTCCAGTCCTACGCCCTCTTCCCGCATATGACGGTGGCAGAAAACATCGGCTTCGGCCTGGAGATGCTCGGCCGTCCCAAAGCGGAGATCTCTTCACGCGTCTCCGAGATGCTCAAGCTCGTACAGATGGAGCCCCTGGCCAAACGTCGCACCAGCCAGATTTCGGGCGGGCAGCAGCAGCGCGTTGCCCTCGCTCGCGCTCTGGCGCCCCAGCCCAAGGTCCTGCTGCTCGACGAGCCGCTTTCGGCGCTAGACTACAAGCTCCGCAAGGAAATGCAGATCGAGCTGAAACGCCTTCAACTTGAAACCGGCATCACCTTCATCTTCGTCACTCACGACCAGGAAGAAGCGCTGACGATGTCGGACCGTATCGCCGTAATGTCGGCTGGCAAGATACTTCAGGTTGGCGCACCCACAGATATTTATGAGCGACCTGCCGACCGCTTCGTTGCCGACTTTATCGGCGAGAGTAATTTTCTGGATGCCACGCTGGTCTCAGTTGATGGTGGCAATGCCCGGGTGAGGCTTTCCACAGGGCGCGAGATCACTGCGAGCCTGCCAGACGACAGCGCACTGGGAAAACCGGTTAGCATTGTGGTTCGTCCCGAACATGCAAGGCTGGTTGCCCAAGGCGATGGGGCGGACTTGACGGGGACGGTCGACAATATCGTCTATCTCGGCACCGACACGCAATTCCACATTGGTCTGCCGGATGGCGGCCGGTTTATCATCCGTCAGCAGAACAGTAAAAACGGCGGCCCCCCGGATGTCGCCCGCGGTGACGCGGTGGGAATTCAGATTTCCGACAAATCCGCTCAGATACTGAAAGATTGA
- a CDS encoding (2Fe-2S)-binding protein, with product MLICHCNVITAKEIEETIIDLLDADPWVLIVPAKVYHAMHKRGRCCGCFPNVVETIIRVTETYHARLQAPGDVVSHLDRVRALRVQFGSRPHEGRTTSHRAA from the coding sequence ATGCTGATTTGCCATTGCAACGTCATCACGGCCAAAGAGATCGAAGAGACAATCATCGACCTGCTCGATGCGGATCCTTGGGTGCTCATCGTGCCAGCAAAAGTGTATCACGCCATGCACAAGCGCGGGCGCTGTTGCGGCTGCTTCCCAAATGTGGTCGAAACGATCATCCGGGTAACAGAAACCTACCACGCGCGATTGCAGGCGCCCGGGGATGTCGTTTCACATCTGGACCGGGTGCGCGCGCTGCGGGTTCAATTCGGGAGCAGACCCCATGAAGGGCGAACCACAAGTCATCGAGCGGCTTAA
- the bfr gene encoding bacterioferritin, with translation MKGEPQVIERLNEALFLELGAVNQYWLHYRLLEDWGYIKLANKERAESIEEMHHADKIIARIIFLEGHPNLQSVGPLRIGQNVKEVLESDLAGEYDARTSYKRSREICDEVGDYVTMKLFEELLQDEEGHIDFLETQLDLLSSLGEEKYGLLNAASANDAE, from the coding sequence ATGAAGGGCGAACCACAAGTCATCGAGCGGCTTAACGAAGCACTGTTCCTTGAGCTCGGCGCGGTCAACCAGTACTGGCTGCATTATCGACTGCTCGAGGATTGGGGCTACATAAAGCTGGCCAACAAGGAACGTGCCGAATCCATTGAGGAAATGCATCACGCCGACAAGATCATCGCGCGCATCATTTTCCTTGAAGGGCACCCGAACCTCCAATCCGTGGGCCCTCTCAGGATTGGCCAGAACGTCAAGGAAGTGCTGGAGTCGGATCTTGCTGGTGAGTATGACGCCCGCACCTCTTACAAGCGCTCACGCGAAATCTGCGACGAAGTCGGTGACTACGTGACGATGAAACTATTCGAAGAACTGCTCCAGGATGAGGAAGGCCATATCGACTTCCTCGAAACTCAGCTCGACCTGTTGTCCTCGCTCGGTGAGGAAAAATACGGCCTGCTCAACGCCGCATCGGCAAACGACGCGGAATAG
- a CDS encoding ABC transporter permease: MASAAETAKARERIELRNRWLLSAPALLIILVAASGPLLIVFLYSFLSPGPYGDVKWQFSTGAWVSVLLERDIFDDTLSLADAHLSIFLRSVKLAFITTVFTLALGFPTAYFIATRAEKMREVWLFLITIPFWTNLLIRTFAVLEIIRNEGVINTLMIKLGITNSPVQMLFTDFAITIGMVYVYLPLMVLPLFASMEKLDFRLIEAGYDLYATRFKVLRSIIFPLVKPGVIAGSILVFIPALGAFVTPSVLGGGKNLMLGNLIELQFGQGRNWPLGAALSITLMAIVMVALLAYVRNAGSSEVRHG; the protein is encoded by the coding sequence ATGGCGAGTGCAGCCGAAACAGCCAAGGCGAGAGAGCGCATCGAACTGCGCAATCGCTGGCTGCTCTCAGCGCCCGCTCTGCTGATTATCCTGGTGGCCGCCTCCGGCCCCCTTTTGATCGTCTTTCTTTATTCCTTCCTGTCGCCCGGTCCTTATGGCGATGTGAAGTGGCAGTTCTCTACCGGTGCCTGGGTGTCAGTGCTTCTGGAGCGCGACATTTTCGATGACACACTGTCGCTTGCCGATGCGCATCTGTCGATCTTCCTGCGCTCGGTCAAGCTGGCTTTCATCACCACGGTTTTTACCTTGGCACTAGGCTTTCCCACCGCCTATTTCATCGCAACGCGGGCGGAGAAGATGCGCGAGGTATGGCTCTTCCTCATCACCATTCCGTTCTGGACAAACCTGCTGATCCGAACTTTTGCGGTGCTGGAGATCATTCGTAACGAAGGCGTGATCAACACACTGATGATAAAACTGGGCATCACCAACAGTCCTGTCCAGATGCTTTTCACCGATTTCGCCATCACCATCGGCATGGTCTACGTGTACCTGCCGCTAATGGTGCTACCGCTTTTCGCCAGCATGGAAAAGCTCGATTTCCGACTCATTGAGGCCGGCTACGATCTCTACGCAACCCGCTTCAAGGTTTTGCGGAGCATCATTTTTCCGCTGGTCAAGCCGGGCGTCATTGCTGGCTCCATCCTGGTCTTCATCCCGGCTCTAGGTGCTTTTGTCACGCCCTCGGTGCTGGGCGGCGGCAAGAATTTGATGCTAGGCAATCTGATCGAGCTTCAATTCGGGCAGGGTCGCAACTGGCCGTTGGGTGCGGCACTCTCCATAACTCTGATGGCCATCGTCATGGTGGCGCTGCTTGCCTATGTGCGTAATGCAGGCTCCTCGGAGGTGCGCCATGGCTAA
- a CDS encoding di-heme oxidoreductase family protein: MNGHPVRVVFAAVMLVAVTAPTLHANDAAAVIHATRQDLTDVEMSRVEAITRATDDFSKAEPFEDLPAGAATSRKRPNRDAFSRSSANLTFEEEGKFKLGNGLFRKLWVSSPSSTQASDGLGPLFNARACQSCHLKDGRGHPPEGNSDATSMFLRLARQAETEEERQAIADHKVLNFPDYVYGGQLQDLAVPGLVAEGKMSISYEDIPVTLGDGTQFSLRSPSYSAVDLAQGPLAPGTTLSARVTPQMIGVGLVEQIHPADILARSDPDDRDGDGISGKAAFIRDPVSGQLALGRFGWKASAASIRQQTAEAFAGDIGISTPEVPKHWGDCTPAQVDCLALPNGVQDRLGGVEAPDPIMDLVTFYSQNLAVPARRGAGSQDVLAGKKVFYDLGCASCHTPKYVTRRDAPNAAHAFQLIWPYSDFLLHDMGSGLADGQQVGDADGSEWRTPPLWGIGLTEQVSGHTFFLHDGRARNLTEAILWHGGEAQKARAGFAALPTKERNALIAFLESL; this comes from the coding sequence TTGAACGGCCACCCTGTCCGGGTGGTGTTTGCTGCGGTCATGCTGGTTGCGGTCACTGCGCCAACCCTTCACGCAAATGACGCGGCAGCAGTTATCCACGCCACACGACAGGACCTGACGGATGTGGAAATGTCGCGGGTTGAGGCGATCACCCGCGCGACAGACGACTTCTCAAAGGCAGAGCCCTTTGAAGACCTGCCAGCCGGCGCTGCGACATCGCGCAAGCGGCCGAACCGCGATGCCTTTTCACGATCCTCGGCAAATCTCACTTTTGAAGAGGAAGGCAAGTTCAAACTCGGCAACGGGCTGTTTCGCAAGTTGTGGGTGTCGTCACCCTCATCCACGCAAGCCTCCGACGGGCTCGGCCCATTGTTCAATGCCCGCGCCTGTCAGAGCTGCCATCTGAAGGATGGCCGCGGCCACCCGCCGGAGGGAAATTCCGACGCCACCTCCATGTTCCTGCGTCTGGCCAGGCAGGCTGAAACCGAAGAGGAGCGTCAGGCTATTGCCGACCACAAAGTCCTTAATTTCCCTGATTACGTCTATGGCGGCCAATTGCAAGATCTGGCGGTGCCGGGCCTGGTAGCCGAAGGCAAAATGTCAATTTCCTATGAGGACATACCTGTCACGCTCGGCGACGGAACGCAATTTTCGCTGCGCAGCCCCAGCTACTCCGCAGTCGACCTGGCACAGGGGCCGCTCGCGCCCGGCACGACGCTCTCGGCTCGCGTTACCCCCCAAATGATCGGGGTCGGGCTCGTCGAACAGATCCACCCCGCCGACATCCTGGCCCGTTCCGACCCGGATGACCGCGACGGCGACGGCATTTCCGGCAAGGCGGCGTTTATCCGCGATCCTGTATCGGGCCAACTGGCGCTTGGCCGTTTTGGTTGGAAGGCATCCGCCGCCTCGATCCGCCAGCAGACAGCCGAAGCCTTTGCCGGCGATATAGGCATCTCCACGCCGGAAGTACCAAAACATTGGGGCGACTGCACGCCCGCACAGGTCGACTGTCTCGCGCTCCCCAATGGCGTTCAGGATCGGTTGGGTGGCGTAGAAGCTCCCGATCCAATCATGGATCTGGTCACCTTCTATTCGCAAAACCTTGCCGTGCCGGCCCGCCGGGGTGCCGGTTCGCAGGATGTTCTCGCGGGCAAGAAAGTGTTTTACGATCTCGGCTGCGCGTCCTGCCACACGCCAAAGTATGTCACCCGGCGCGATGCGCCCAACGCAGCGCATGCCTTCCAGCTCATCTGGCCATATTCCGACTTCCTGCTGCACGACATGGGGAGTGGGCTGGCAGATGGCCAACAGGTGGGCGACGCCGATGGCAGTGAATGGCGCACTCCGCCGCTGTGGGGCATAGGGCTCACAGAACAGGTCAGCGGCCATACCTTTTTTCTACATGACGGCCGCGCCCGCAACCTCACCGAAGCCATCCTTTGGCATGGTGGTGAGGCGCAAAAAGCCCGCGCCGGATTTGCAGCACTGCCCACAAAAGAGCGCAATGCGCTGATCGCCTTCCTGGAGTCGCTTTAG